The proteins below come from a single Eucalyptus grandis isolate ANBG69807.140 chromosome 3, ASM1654582v1, whole genome shotgun sequence genomic window:
- the LOC104436437 gene encoding protein Brevis radix-like 4: protein MLTCIARSKQPGDDSLSQPENAADSASAAGAKNQSIKSLTSQLKDMALKASGAYRHCSPCTTGTAAAAAGGQSRLRNSSESDADSDRFRWSYRRQGSSSSNTPKPWGKAELEARLKGISSGEATPKSASGRRDPVVFVEESEPKEWVAQVEPGVLITFVSLPRGGNDLKRIRFSRDMFNKYQAQRWWSENYDRVMELYNVQRLNRQAFPLPTPPRSEDESFKIESVQDSPVTPPLTKERLPRNLYRPPGVVMGYSSSDSLDYHPGLPRPYRDSTGVASTPKLSSISGTKTETSSIDASMRSSSSRDADRSGELSISNASDLEPEWVEQDEPGVYITIRALPSGKKELRRVRFSRERFGEMHARVWWEENRARIHEQYL, encoded by the exons ATGCTGACGTGCATAGCTCGCTCGAAGCAGCCCGGCGACGACTCGCTGAGTCAGCCTGAGAACGCCGCAGattccgcctccgccgccggcgcTAAGAACCAATCCATCAAGTCTCTCACTTCTCAG CTTAAGGACATGGCGCTCAAGGCCTCCGGGGCGTACAGGCACTGCAGCCCCTGCACGacggggacggcggcggcggcggccggggGCCAGAGCCGGCTCCGGAACTCGAGCGAGTCGGACGCCGACTCGGACCGGTTCCGGTGGTCGTACCGGCGGCAGGGGAGCTCGAGCTCCAACACGCCCAAGCCGTGGGGGAAGGCGGAGCTGGAGGCGAGGCTGAAGGGGATATCCAGCGGCGAGGCCACCCCGAAGTCGGCGAGCGGCCGCCGCGACCCGGTGGTGTTCGTGGAGGAGAGCGAGCCCAAGGAGTGGGTGGCGCAGGTCGAGCCCGGCGTCCTGATCACGTTCGTGTCGCTTCCCCGTGGCGGGAACGATCTCAAGCGGATACGGTTCAG CCGAGACATGTTCAACAAATATCAAGCTCAGAGATGGTGGTCCGAGAATTATGACAGGGTCATGGAACTCTACAATGTCCAGAGGCTTAACCGCCAAGCCTTTCCACTTCCAACCCCACCAAGGTCTGAAGATGAG AGCTTCAAAATAGAATCTGTGCAAGACAGCCCTGTAACTCCACCTCTTACAAAGGAACGTCTACCACGAAACTTGTATCGTCCACCGGGGGTGGTGATGGGGTACTCCTCCTCAGATTCACTTGATTACCACCCTGGACTGCCACGCCCTTATCGTGACTCTACTGGTGTCGCATCTACCCCGAAACTCTCCAGCATCAGTGGAACCAAGACAGAAACTTCATCAATCGATGCCTCAATGAGAAGTAGTTCTTCAAGGGATGCAGATCGCTCAGGAGAGCTGTCCATCAGCAATGCTAGCGATCTTGAACCTGAATGGGTCGAACAAGATGAACCAGGAGTTTATATAACTATTAGAGcattgccaagtggcaaaaaagAGCTCAGACGAGTCAGATTCAG TCGAGAAAGATTCGGGGAGATGCACGCTCGAGTATGGTGGGAAGAAAATAGAGCAAGGATCCACGAACAGTACTTGTAA
- the LOC104436436 gene encoding protein BIG GRAIN 1-like C, which produces MNKRERPLREASAAAAAGGQPTVPQRRKTPSFSSSLLESIYRSIDESNGQDRASPLFPEPPLIKKQGAHKTRHGSSSSSSSYSHKELSNLRRAMMIEEWMEKQSSRNSSDSSSAATFSTFSSSETESSSHRGDKRWMISTGA; this is translated from the coding sequence ATGAACAAGCGAGAGAGACCGCTCAGAGaagcctccgccgccgccgccgccggcggccAGCCCACCGTCCCGCAGAGGAGAAAGACCCCgtctttctcctcctccctcctcgaGTCCATCTACCGCTCCATCGACGAGTCCAACGGCCAGGACCGAGCCTCTCCCCTGTTCCCGGAGCCGCCCCTGATCAAGAAACAGGGCGCCCACAAGACCAGGCATGGCtcctcgtcttcctcctcctcttatTCGCACAAGGAGCTCTCGAACCTCCGGCGGGCCATGATGATCGAGGAGTGGATGGAGAAGCAGAGCTCCCGGAACTCCTCCGACTCCAGCTCCGCGGCCACGTTCTCGACGTTCTCGTCCTCCGAGACGGAGTCCTCCTCCCACCGGGGAGATAAGAGATGGATGATTTCAACGGGAGCTTGA